The DNA sequence CTAAAAGCTGGATCACGTTAGTTTGGCCGGGGGCAGGCTAAGCTTGTCTCACTTTATACGTCTGCTTAAGGAAGTGAAGTTCAATGGTGCAGAAAATTATTTTAGATACGGATCCAGGCATAGACGATGCGATGGCGATACTGTTCGCTGAGGCACATCCTGGTATCTCGCTCGAGGCGATCACCTGTGTTTATGGCAATGCCACGATAGATAATGCCACGGCCAACGCGCTATTTTTAAAGCAGAAATATGCGCTAAAGGCGGATGTGGTTAAGGGCGCCGACAGGCCTCTGGTGAGACCGCCGGTGGGTCCGACAACTATTGTCCATGGCGAGACAGGCTTTGGCGATTTTCATGCGCCCAGCGTCAAAGATCTTCAGGCGGATCCCAGACCCGCTTATCAATATATTATCGATAGCGTGCGGGCACAGCCCGGCGAGATCACCCTGGTGGCAGTCGGGCCGCTGACCAATTTAGCCCTCGCATTACAGGCGGCGCCGGATATTGTCGATCTGGTAAGAGAGGTGGTGGTGATGGGCGGCGCCTTCGGCGTCAATGGGCATAGGGGCAATGTAACCCCCTATGCCGAGGCCAATATTCATGACGATCCCCATGCGGCAGATCTGGTTTTTACCGCGCGTTGGCCTGTGACCATCATAGGCTTGGATGTAACGCAGCAGAGCTTCTTTACCCGTGAGTATCTCGATGAACTGCGGGATGCGGCAGGGGAGCCGGGGGAGTTTATCTGGACCATTAGCCGCTTCTATCTCAAGTTTTATTCTCAAAAGCTGGGGCTGGAAGGCTGCCATGTACACGACCCATCGGCTATTGCCTATGTGATCGATAAGAGCCTGTTTACCCTGCGAGACGGTCCGGTTCGGGTGGTCACCGATGGGCCGGCCGAAGGCCATACCATACAGAAATTTGATGGTCGTCAGTATCCCCACGACGAGTGGCACGATAAGCCGTCTCAGCGTATAGG is a window from the Shewanella loihica PV-4 genome containing:
- a CDS encoding nucleoside hydrolase — its product is MVQKIILDTDPGIDDAMAILFAEAHPGISLEAITCVYGNATIDNATANALFLKQKYALKADVVKGADRPLVRPPVGPTTIVHGETGFGDFHAPSVKDLQADPRPAYQYIIDSVRAQPGEITLVAVGPLTNLALALQAAPDIVDLVREVVVMGGAFGVNGHRGNVTPYAEANIHDDPHAADLVFTARWPVTIIGLDVTQQSFFTREYLDELRDAAGEPGEFIWTISRFYLKFYSQKLGLEGCHVHDPSAIAYVIDKSLFTLRDGPVRVVTDGPAEGHTIQKFDGRQYPHDEWHDKPSQRIGVAVEDKRLLALYRQTLVDYGKR